The following coding sequences are from one Triticum dicoccoides isolate Atlit2015 ecotype Zavitan chromosome 4A, WEW_v2.0, whole genome shotgun sequence window:
- the LOC119289581 gene encoding protein FAM9A-like gives MCKQDRLLFRCIVPMICVYAVEYHLPQRVAAQFGKVQHTPPTVIVRDTGGYDLHLMSRQKNQSITDWEAEHARYVHEWNEWKTRKDTERRVIDWDDYEDHMLWYDDGIKHRLRLRPQWTTADAEDLFDDASENEAYNESIRQLQGGFREYRPLMNRVSSELNKSIFHASDALSVVPGTRASENKLRETMKKYVNKARRLVGLLGCATNTEDVFPPAPMCSLASSSHAASSSRAAQDDEEENDDDDDDAEEEEEEGAEEEGVEEEHGEEEEEHDEDEEEEEYDDDDGPPVTQPTEREKRNMPKKDWQSPSPFQKARPAARKKTKAEKRSKDDEDQKSKRGRKD, from the exons ATGTGCAAGCAGGACCGGCTTCTCTTCcggtgcatcgtgcccatgatTTGTGTCTATGCCGTGGAGTACCACTTGCCACAGCGCGTTGCCGCACAATTTGGTAAGGTGCAACACACACCACCAACCGTCATCGTCCGCGATACCGGTGGCTACGACCTACACCT GATGAGCAGGCAGAAGAATCAATCAATCACGGATTGGGAAGCCGAACATGCGAGATACGTGCATGAATGGAACGAGTGGAAAACACGCAAAGACACGGAGAGGAGAGTGATTGACTGGGACGACTACGAGGATCACATGTTGTGGTACGACGATGGCATCAAGCATCGTCTGCGTCTGAGGCCCCAATGGACGACAGCAGATGCCGAAGACCTGTTCGATGATGCCTCAGAGAATGAAGCCTACAACGAGAGCATCAGACAGCTTCAAGGCGGGTTTAGGGAGTACAGACCCCTCATGAACAGAGTG TCTTCGGAGCTGAACAAAAGCATTTTTCATGCCTCTGATGCGCTTAGTGTTGTCCCTGGGACTCGAGCTAGTGAGAACAAGTTGAGGGAAACGATGAAG AAATACGTCAACAAAGCACGCCGGCTTGTGGGCCTACTTGGGTGTGCTACAAACACCGAGGATGTTTTTCCTCCTGCACCGATGTGTAGCCTCGCTTCATCGAGCCATGCAGCCTCGTCGTCTAGGGCGGCtcaagatgacgaggaggagaacgacgatgatgatgatgatgcagaggaagaggaagaagagggcgcaGAAGAAGAGGGCGTCGAAGAAGAACatggtgaggaagaggaagagcacgatgaggatgaggaggaggaggagtacgatgatGACGATGGACCTCCAGTAACTCAGCCAACCGAGCGTGAGAAGAGGAATATGCCAAAGAAGGACTGGCAGAGTCCATCCCCATTTCAGAAAGCACGTCCTGCGGCCCGCAAGAAGACAAAGGCCGAGAAGCGATCCAAGGATGACGAGGACCAAAAgtcgaagaggggaaggaaggactGA
- the LOC119287715 gene encoding alpha-1,2-galactosyltransferase gmh3-like, with translation MGARARRAAHHPARLRLRHRHLLLLPLLLLFLLPPLSALLLRRANSLRRRCLPPAAGRRPLAGQRLSFSIVTLSDEGLSGRGVRGRSFRGVLAATARNKRAYAAAHGYGFAALPPGAVDPGRPPAWSKVLALRARLRRHHWLFWNDADTLVTNPDISLEEILFSVIGHSDFDASPDLILTEDINGVNAGLFFIRRSKWSERFLDTWWNHTSFVQFGSTKSGDNAALKHIVDHLSPEETKEHVRIAKMQCLFNSYPWVATWKSVHRLIFHPSTTWKGAYSDGDFMVHFAGLNDKRGWTSRILREITHR, from the exons ATGGGCGCCCGGGCGCGCCGCGCCGCCCACCACCCcgctcgcctccgcctccgccaccgccaccttctcctcctcccgctgctgctcctcttcctcctcccgcccctctccgcgctcctcctccgccgcgccaACTCCCTGCGCCGCCGGTGCCTACCCCCCGCCGCAGGGCGCCGCCCCCTCGCCGGGCAGCGGCTCAGCTTCTCTATCGTCACGCTCTCCGACGAGGGCCTGTCGGGCCGAGGCGTGCGGGGGCGGTCTTTCCGCGGCGTGCTGGCGGCCACCGCGCGGAACAAGCGCGCGTACGCGGCCGCGCACGGGTACGGCTTCGCCGCGCTGCCCCCCGGCGCGGTCGACCCCGGCCGCCCGCCCGCCTGGAGCAAGGTCCTTGCCCTCCGCGCCCGCCTGCGCCGCCACCACTGGCTCTTCTGGAACGACGCG GATACGCTGGTTACTAACCCTGACATCTCGTTG GAGGAGATTTTGTTCTCGGTGATTGGGCATAGTGATTTTGATGCATCGCCTGATCTCATTCTGACAGAGGACATCAATGGGGTTAATGCCG GACTGTTCTTCATAAGGAGGTCGAAATGGAGTGAGAGATTTTTAGATACATGGTGGAACCATACATCATTTGTACAATTTGGTTCCACAAAAAGTGGGGATAATGCAGCACTGAAGCATATCGTGGATCACTTGTCACCTGAAGAAACAAAAGAACACGTCCGTATAGCAAAAATGCAGTGCCTCTTCAACTCATATCCTTGGGTTGCTACGTGGAAATCAGTTCACCGCCTGATCTTCCACCCATCCACTACATGGAAAG GGGCTTATTCAGATGGAGATTTCATGGTCCATTTTGCTGGCCTAAATGACAAGCGAGGCTGGACATCAAGAATTCTTAGAGAGATAACTCACCGATGA